The following coding sequences lie in one Oncorhynchus gorbuscha isolate QuinsamMale2020 ecotype Even-year linkage group LG10, OgorEven_v1.0, whole genome shotgun sequence genomic window:
- the LOC124045068 gene encoding probable G-protein coupled receptor 173, translating to MANGNETSEGLGGPLAAVVATTGGMAVGGPSSAVSTYIKLVLLGLIICISLVGNLVVSLLVLRDRALHKAPYYFLLDLCLADTIRSAVCFPFVLVSIKNGSAWTYSVLSCKVVAFMAVLFCFHAAFMLFCISVTRYMAIAHHRFYSKRMTFWTCVAVVCMVWTLSVAMAFPPVFDVGTYKFIREEDQCIFEHRYFKANDTLGFMLMLAVLILATHVVYMKLLLFEYKHRKMKPVQMVPAISQNWTFHGPGATGQAAANWIAGFGRGPMPPTLLGIRQNLHNQNRRLLGMEEFKAEKQLGRMFYVITLLFLVLWSPYIVACYWRVFVKACTIPHRYLSTTVWMSFAQAGVNPIVCFFLNKDLKKGLLAHLPASCRTKPHLPREPYRVM from the coding sequence ATGGCCAATGGCAACGAGACCAGTGAGGGGCTCGGCGGTCCCCTGGCGGCGGTGGTGGCCACGACGGGAGGAATGGCAGTCGGGGGCCCATCGTCAGCTGTGTCCACCTACATCAAACTGGTCCTACTGGGGCTAATCATCTGCATCAGCCTGGTGGGGAACCTGGTGGTGTCTCTGCTGGTCCTCAGGGACCGGGCACTGCACAAGGCCCCCTACTACTTCCTGCTGGATCTGTGCCTGGCCGACACCATCCGCTCGGCCGTCTGCTTCCCCTTCGTGCTGGTGTCCATCAAGAACGGCTCGGCCTGGACCTACAGCGTGCTCAGCTGCAAGGTGGTGGCCTTCATGGCCGTGCTCTTCTGCTTCCATGCCGCCTTCATGCTGTTTTGCATCAGCGTGACGCGCTACATGGCCATCGCCCACCACCGCTTCTACTCCAAGCGCATGACCTTCTGGACATGCGTGGCGGTGGTGTGCATGGTGTGGACGCTGTCAGTGGCCATGGCCTTCCCACCTGTCTTTGATGTGGGCACCTACAAGTTCATCCGTGAGGAGGATCAGTGCATCTTCGAGCACCGCTACTTCAAGGCAAACGACACACTGGGCTTTATGCTGATGCTGGCTGTGCTGATCCTGGCCACGCATGTGGTCTACATGAAACTGCTGCTCTTCGAGTACAAGCACCGCAAGATGAAGCCCGTTCAGATGGTGCCAGCTATTAGCCAAAACTGGACCTTCCACGGGCCTGGCGCCACCGGCCAGGCAGCAGCCAACTGGATCGCAGGCTTTGGTCGGGGCCCCATGCCGCCAACCCTGCTGGGCATCCGGCAGAACTTGCACAACCAGAACCGGCGCCTGTTGGGCATGGAGGAGTTCAAGGCGGAGAAGCAGCTCGGCAGGATGTTCTACGTGATCACCCTGTTGTTCCTGGTGCTGTGGTCACCCTACATAGTGGCCTGCTACTGGCGGGTGTTTGTCAAGGCCTGCACCATACCGCACCGGTACCTCTCCACCACCGTATGGATGAGCTTTGCCCAGGCAGGGGTAAACCCCATTGTCTGCTTCTTCCTCAACAAGGACCTGAAGAAGGGGCTCCTGGCACACCTGCCAGCCAGCTGTAGGACTAAACCTCATCTGCCCCGAGAGCCTTATCGCGTCATGTGA
- the LOC124045067 gene encoding histone-lysine N-methyltransferase SUV39H1-like: MAEDLNGCSVSCKLSLDDLQAVCRRERLHCKELQVNKHNIDDYEVEYLCDYKKSKEQELYLVKWKGFPESANTWEPRKNLKCKKLMTQFHEDMERELRRQKRRTTCPKRLDKDVAWMLVQKAKLRQRLQRWEADLNKTRNHPGRIFVLNEVDLDGPPRDFTYINTYKVGEGIVLNEMAVGCECKDCFSDPVGGCCPGASLHRLAYTDKGQVRVRAGEPIYECNTRCSCGSDCPNRVVQKGIPFDLCIFKTGNGRGWGVRALQHIKKNTFVMEYVGEIITSDEAEKRGHLYDRQGATYLFDLDYVEDVYTVDAAHHGNISHFVNHSCNPNLQVYNVFIDNLDERLPRIALFSTRPIRAGEELTFDYKMQIDPVDAESTRMDSNFSLAGLPSSPKKRIRVECRCGSDTCRKYLF, translated from the exons CGACCTGCAGGCTGTCTGCCGCCGGGAAAGGCTCCACTGTAAAGAACTACAGGTGAACAAGCATAACATCGATGACTATGAGGTTGAGTACCTCTGTGACTACAAGAAGTCTAAG GAGCAGGAGTTGTACCTGGTCAAATGGAAGGGCTTCCCTGAGTCGGCCAACACTTGGGAGCCCCGCAAAAATCTCAAGTGCAAGAAGCTGATGACTCAGTTCCATGAGGACATGGAGCGTGAGCTGAGGCGGCAAAAGAGACGGACCACCTGTCCCAAGCGGCTGGACAAGGACGTAGCCTGGATGCTGGTGCAGAAAGCCAAACTCCGCCAGAGGCTCCAGCGCTGGGAGGCCGACTTGAACAAGACGCGCAACCACCCAGGCCGCATCTTTGTCCTGAACGAGGTGGACCTGGACGGCCCGCCCAGGGACTTCACCTACATCAACACCTATAAGGTGGGCGAGGGCATCGTGCTCAATGAGATGGCCGTTGGCTGTGAGTGTAAGGACTGCTTCAGTGATCCGGTCGGAGGCTGCTGCCCCGGGGCCTCCCTCCACCGCCTGGCCTACACTGACAAGGGCCAGGTGCGAGTGCGTGCCGGGGAGCCCATCTACGAGTGTAACACCCGCTGCAGCTGCGGTTCTGACTGCCCCAACCGAGTGGTCCAGAAGGGCATTCCATTCGACCTGTGCATCTTCAAGACTGGGAACGGCCGAGGCTGGGGCGTGCGCGCACTACAGCACATAAAAAAGAACACCTTTGTCATGGAGTACGTTGGAGAG ATCATCACATCGGACGAGGCGGAGAAGAGAGGACACCTGTACGACCGGCAGGGCGCCACCTACCTGTTTGACCTGGACTACGTGGAGGACGTTTATACAGTAGACGCTGCTCACCATGGCAACATCTCCCACTTTGTCAACCACAGT TGCAACCCCAACCTGCAAGTATACAATGTGTTTATAGACAATCTGGATGAGAGGCTCCCGAGGATAGCTTTATTTTCAACACGCCCCATCAGGGCAGGAGAAGAGCTCACTTTTGACTACAAGATGCAAA TTGATCCAGTTGATGCGGAGAGCACACGGATGGACTCAAATTTCAGTTTAGCGGGACTCCCAAGCTCTCCCAAAAAGCGGATTCGGGTGGAGTGCCGGTGTGGATCTGACACATGTCGGAAGTATCTCTTCTGA